A stretch of Lysinibacillus agricola DNA encodes these proteins:
- a CDS encoding sulfurtransferase TusA family protein: MKVDFQLDAKGLSCPMPIVKTKKAMAELVDGQILEVSATDKGSKADIAAWAETVGHQYIGTVEEESVLKHYIRKCSNEMLDEKTFEQTIELEEVAEREGLILDVREEAEFAFGHIEGAKSIPMGELESRLSELDKEQEIYVICRTGKRSDLAAQKLAAHGFTKVLNVLPGMTSWTGDLTKNI, translated from the coding sequence ATGAAGGTAGATTTTCAGCTAGATGCCAAGGGGCTTTCTTGTCCTATGCCGATTGTGAAAACGAAAAAGGCGATGGCGGAGTTGGTAGATGGTCAAATTTTAGAAGTATCAGCGACAGATAAGGGTTCAAAGGCGGATATTGCTGCATGGGCTGAAACTGTCGGGCACCAATACATTGGGACAGTGGAAGAAGAAAGTGTGCTTAAGCATTATATTCGTAAATGTTCAAACGAAATGTTGGATGAAAAAACGTTTGAACAAACAATCGAGTTAGAGGAAGTCGCAGAAAGAGAAGGTCTTATTCTCGATGTGCGTGAGGAGGCAGAGTTTGCTTTCGGTCATATCGAGGGAGCAAAGTCCATACCGATGGGTGAGCTAGAATCACGTCTTTCTGAGCTTGATAAAGAGCAAGAGATTTATGTTATTTGCCGAACAGGGAAGCGTAGTGATTTAGCTGCACAGAAGCTTGCAGCACATGGTTTTACAAAGGTACTTAACGTTCTGCCAGGTATGACATCCTGGACAGGAGATTTAACAAAAAACATTTAG
- a CDS encoding sulfurtransferase TusA family protein: MKSNLQLDAKGLSCPMPIVKTKKAIDTLISGEILEVQVTDKGALADIPAWAKAGGHTILDKSEDAGVITFFIQKA, encoded by the coding sequence ATGAAATCAAACTTACAACTAGATGCAAAGGGCTTGTCTTGCCCAATGCCTATAGTGAAGACAAAAAAAGCTATAGATACATTAATTTCAGGTGAAATTTTAGAGGTTCAAGTAACAGATAAGGGAGCTCTTGCAGATATCCCTGCTTGGGCAAAAGCTGGTGGTCATACAATTTTAGACAAATCTGAAGACGCTGGTGTCATTACATTCTTTATTCAAAAAGCTTAA
- a CDS encoding sulfite exporter TauE/SafE family protein — MDLAWIITIFLIGFVGSYVSGMLGIGGSIIKYPMLLYIPPLLGFAAFSAHEVSGISAVQVFFASIAGVWAYRKGGYLNKSLIIYMGGAILVGSFVGSYGSKFLSEEGVNIVYGVLALIAAVMMFIPKKQIDDKPLDEVTFNKPLAAILAFIVGIGSGIVGAAGGFLLVPIMLVVLGIPTRMTIATSLAITFISSIGGTIGKLMTGQVDYYPALIMIVASLIAAPLGAKAGKKLNTKVLQAILAVLILATAIKIWMDIL; from the coding sequence ATGGATTTAGCATGGATCATTACAATATTTTTGATTGGCTTTGTAGGTTCGTATGTATCGGGAATGCTAGGAATCGGCGGATCGATTATAAAATATCCAATGTTATTATATATCCCGCCTTTACTTGGTTTTGCAGCATTTTCAGCACATGAAGTGTCGGGTATTAGTGCAGTACAAGTGTTTTTTGCCTCAATTGCAGGGGTATGGGCATATCGTAAAGGTGGTTATTTAAATAAATCACTGATTATTTATATGGGTGGTGCCATATTAGTAGGAAGCTTCGTCGGTAGTTATGGCTCCAAATTTTTATCTGAAGAGGGAGTTAACATCGTTTATGGTGTATTGGCGTTGATTGCCGCAGTGATGATGTTTATTCCTAAGAAGCAAATTGACGACAAGCCGTTGGATGAGGTAACGTTCAATAAACCGCTAGCGGCTATATTAGCGTTCATTGTTGGTATTGGGTCGGGGATTGTTGGGGCAGCTGGTGGTTTCTTGTTAGTGCCTATAATGCTAGTAGTATTAGGTATACCTACACGTATGACAATTGCTACAAGCCTTGCTATTACCTTTATATCCTCGATAGGTGGGACAATTGGAAAATTGATGACGGGACAAGTTGATTATTATCCTGCATTAATTATGATTGTAGCTAGCTTAATAGCAGCTCCACTAGGTGCAAAAGCAGGAAAAAAATTAAATACAAAAGTTTTACAAGCTATTTTAGCAGTGCTCATTTTAGCAACTGCCATTAAAATTTGGATGGATATATTGTAG
- a CDS encoding MBL fold metallo-hydrolase yields MSILKWSAAQVAKKVINNEELFILDVRNADAFEDWKIDGHKFEYLNIPYFELLDGVEDILPKIPADKDVLVVCAKEGSSMMVAEMLSETGRTVAYLEGGMKTWSEYLEPIKVGDLAGGGELYQFVRLGKGCLSYMVISEGEAAIIDAVRFTDAFTSFAEDKNVKIKYVFDTHLHADHISGGRHIAAAAGATYYLPPKDAEEVVFDYTPLIDGTTVQIGASKIDVGAIYSPGHTIGSTSFVVDNKYLLTGDILFIDSIGRPDLAGLAEDWVGDLRETLYKRYRELSDELIVLPAHFMIIDELNEDGTVAKRLGQLFAENHGLNIEDEVNFRSIVTDNLPPQPNAYQEIRQVNMGKITPAQDEQTEMEIGPNRCAVR; encoded by the coding sequence TTGTCAATCCTAAAATGGAGCGCAGCACAAGTAGCGAAAAAAGTAATTAATAATGAAGAATTATTTATTTTAGATGTTCGAAATGCAGATGCTTTCGAAGATTGGAAAATTGATGGGCACAAATTTGAGTACCTTAATATTCCGTATTTTGAGCTTTTAGATGGTGTCGAAGACATTTTACCGAAGATTCCAGCTGATAAAGATGTCTTAGTTGTTTGTGCAAAAGAAGGATCATCGATGATGGTAGCTGAGATGTTATCGGAAACAGGACGTACGGTGGCTTATTTAGAAGGTGGAATGAAAACGTGGAGTGAATATTTAGAACCGATTAAAGTAGGAGATTTAGCAGGTGGTGGTGAGCTTTATCAATTTGTACGTTTAGGAAAGGGCTGCCTTTCTTATATGGTCATCTCTGAGGGTGAAGCCGCTATTATCGATGCTGTGCGTTTTACAGACGCATTCACAAGCTTTGCCGAAGATAAAAACGTGAAAATTAAATATGTTTTCGATACACATTTGCACGCTGATCATATATCTGGTGGACGCCATATCGCAGCTGCAGCTGGTGCAACGTATTATTTACCACCAAAAGATGCGGAAGAGGTTGTGTTTGACTATACACCTTTAATTGATGGAACAACTGTACAAATTGGTGCCTCGAAAATTGACGTAGGAGCGATTTATTCACCTGGTCATACAATTGGTTCAACGTCATTCGTTGTGGACAACAAGTATTTGTTAACTGGAGATATTTTATTTATTGATTCAATTGGGCGCCCGGATTTAGCTGGTCTTGCAGAAGATTGGGTTGGTGATTTACGCGAAACACTTTACAAACGATACAGAGAGTTATCGGATGAACTAATTGTTTTGCCAGCTCATTTTATGATTATTGATGAACTAAATGAAGATGGAACTGTTGCCAAACGTCTTGGACAATTGTTTGCGGAAAATCACGGCTTAAATATTGAGGATGAAGTTAATTTCCGTAGCATTGTAACAGATAATTTACCTCCGCAGCCAAATGCATATCAAGAAATTCGTCAAGTAAATATGGGTAAGATTACACCTGCGCAAGATGAGCAAACAGAGATGGAAATTGGTCCGAACCGTTGTGCAGTTCGATAG
- a CDS encoding rhodanese-like domain-containing protein has protein sequence MKAISAKEVQQALEQGQALNLIDVREVDEVESGHIPGIIHIPLGLLEFRMHELNKNEPYVMVCRSGGRSGSATQFLESQGFDVSNMVGGMLAWEGEVK, from the coding sequence ATGAAGGCAATTTCAGCAAAGGAAGTACAACAGGCTTTAGAGCAAGGCCAGGCATTAAATTTAATCGACGTACGCGAAGTAGACGAAGTGGAGTCTGGACATATTCCGGGTATTATTCATATTCCACTAGGCTTACTTGAATTTCGTATGCATGAGCTAAATAAAAATGAACCATATGTAATGGTCTGTCGATCAGGTGGTCGCAGTGGTAGTGCTACTCAATTTTTAGAAAGCCAAGGCTTCGATGTATCCAATATGGTCGGTGGCATGCTCGCTTGGGAAGGTGAAGTAAAGTAA
- a CDS encoding DsbA family oxidoreductase, translating into MKIEIFSDFTCPFCYIGKRELERAIDLAGYSGQVEIEFKAYQIGPDTPKKDAPTLYEGMAAKFDSTIEEVKEMTKGIAMRAEEVGLHYNFEDMKTAHTEKAHRLAKWTKLFGKESAYTEALMSGYFTEGKDLNDEEFLLKVIGNLDLDVEIAKGVIASKDFSEVLNKDRYDAQQLGVQSVPFFVFENRYGIKGAEPNEVFVRTLHQAAEIAGIQPLKLEGNGEATCADGECKL; encoded by the coding sequence ATGAAAATAGAGATCTTCTCAGATTTTACATGTCCGTTTTGCTACATTGGCAAAAGAGAATTGGAACGTGCCATTGACTTGGCAGGCTATTCAGGGCAGGTAGAGATTGAATTCAAAGCATATCAAATTGGTCCAGATACGCCAAAGAAAGATGCACCAACTTTATATGAGGGTATGGCCGCGAAATTTGACTCCACGATAGAAGAAGTAAAGGAAATGACTAAAGGTATAGCAATGCGGGCCGAAGAGGTTGGCTTGCATTACAATTTTGAAGACATGAAAACAGCTCATACTGAAAAAGCTCATCGATTGGCAAAATGGACAAAGTTGTTTGGTAAAGAGTCAGCCTATACGGAAGCACTTATGAGTGGCTATTTTACAGAAGGAAAAGACTTAAATGATGAGGAATTTTTATTGAAAGTCATTGGAAATCTGGACTTAGATGTTGAAATAGCAAAGGGTGTTATTGCATCAAAGGACTTCAGTGAAGTTTTGAACAAAGATCGATATGATGCCCAACAGCTAGGTGTACAAAGTGTTCCGTTCTTTGTTTTTGAAAATCGTTACGGTATTAAAGGGGCAGAGCCAAATGAGGTTTTCGTACGAACTTTACATCAAGCTGCAGAGATAGCAGGCATTCAACCATTGAAGTTGGAGGGGAATGGTGAAGCTACTTGTGCTGATGGTGAATGTAAATTATAA
- a CDS encoding rhodanese-like domain-containing protein, whose amino-acid sequence MGTWIILAVVIAFFVWRMKPTKGVQSISAAQLKNILNDKDKVFIDVRTPAEYKGRNIPQFKNIPLGSSFDKLPKDKEIVVICQSGMRSSQACKQLKKQGFERVTNVRGGMSAY is encoded by the coding sequence TTGGGAACGTGGATTATACTTGCTGTTGTGATAGCATTTTTCGTTTGGCGAATGAAGCCAACGAAAGGGGTGCAGTCAATATCGGCGGCACAATTGAAAAATATTTTGAATGATAAGGATAAAGTTTTTATCGATGTGCGGACACCAGCAGAGTACAAGGGTCGTAATATCCCGCAATTTAAAAACATTCCGCTTGGTTCAAGTTTTGATAAATTACCGAAAGATAAAGAGATAGTGGTCATTTGTCAAAGTGGAATGCGCAGTAGTCAGGCTTGTAAGCAATTAAAAAAACAAGGATTTGAGCGTGTAACAAATGTCCGTGGTGGTATGAGCGCATATTAG
- a CDS encoding DsrE/DsrF/DrsH-like family protein: MSNKVAIIASNGGLFDAYKVFNIATAAAASEKEVAIFFTFEGLNLIHKQGMHALPMPAGAEHFAEGFAKANVPAIPQLVEMAQELGVKFIACQMTMDVMGLTTDDFIEGIEVGGAVTFLEFAKDAAPSLTF; this comes from the coding sequence ATGTCAAATAAAGTAGCGATAATCGCAAGTAACGGTGGTCTTTTCGATGCGTATAAGGTGTTCAACATTGCAACAGCAGCGGCAGCTTCTGAGAAGGAGGTAGCCATCTTCTTCACATTCGAGGGGTTGAATTTAATTCATAAACAAGGGATGCATGCATTACCTATGCCTGCTGGAGCAGAGCATTTTGCAGAAGGCTTTGCCAAAGCCAATGTACCTGCAATTCCGCAATTAGTGGAAATGGCACAGGAATTAGGTGTGAAATTTATCGCGTGTCAAATGACGATGGATGTAATGGGTTTAACGACAGATGATTTTATTGAAGGTATCGAGGTTGGGGGAGCTGTGACGTTTTTAGAGTTTGCTAAAGATGCAGCACCGTCATTAACATTCTAA